A window of the Haloarcula litorea genome harbors these coding sequences:
- a CDS encoding SDR family NAD(P)-dependent oxidoreductase yields MTVEEAMAKYGPSEVTRDDLLTIDDPNYAADNVAIVTGGGAGIGRAVSLAFAANGLTVLATDRDEAGLAAVEAEAEDLGLPGDIVTVTADLTDDADLERIVKEATAHGSLRYLINNAGIQTVAPIESFPVEKYDLMHDVMQRAPLLLTKHCLPHFRANDDGRGVVGNMCSVHGHIVTKDKVAYNTTKFGLRGLTQSIAAEGEGKVRAFTVSTAYVKTALVAKQLPDTADRRNMTVDEVVEKVMLERTRVKEMMEPYEVANLFVMGCSHHSSHLNGGDMTHEGGMSLTY; encoded by the coding sequence ATGACCGTTGAGGAGGCGATGGCGAAGTACGGACCCAGCGAGGTTACCCGCGACGATCTCCTGACGATCGACGACCCGAACTACGCGGCCGACAACGTCGCCATCGTCACCGGTGGCGGGGCGGGGATCGGCCGGGCGGTGTCGCTGGCCTTCGCCGCCAACGGCCTCACGGTCCTCGCGACTGACAGGGACGAGGCTGGCCTCGCGGCCGTCGAGGCGGAAGCCGAGGACCTCGGCCTCCCCGGGGATATCGTCACTGTCACCGCCGACCTGACCGACGACGCCGACCTCGAACGTATTGTCAAGGAGGCGACTGCCCACGGGTCGCTGCGGTACCTGATCAACAACGCCGGCATCCAGACCGTCGCACCCATCGAATCGTTCCCGGTCGAGAAGTACGACCTGATGCACGACGTGATGCAGCGGGCGCCGCTGTTGCTCACGAAACACTGTCTCCCGCACTTCCGCGCAAACGACGACGGGCGCGGCGTCGTCGGGAATATGTGCTCGGTCCACGGCCACATTGTCACGAAAGACAAGGTCGCCTACAACACGACCAAGTTCGGCCTCAGGGGACTCACTCAATCCATCGCCGCCGAGGGCGAGGGGAAGGTTCGGGCGTTCACCGTCAGTACCGCCTACGTCAAGACCGCACTGGTCGCGAAGCAGTTGCCCGACACGGCCGACCGCCGGAATATGACCGTCGACGAAGTGGTCGAGAAGGTGATGCTCGAACGCACCCGCGTCAAAGAGATGATGGAGCCCTACGAGGTGGCGAACCTCTTCGTGATGGGGTGCTCGCACCACAGCAGTCACCTCAACGGCGGCGATATGACCCACGAGGGCGGTATGAGCCTGACCTACTGA
- a CDS encoding type II toxin-antitoxin system death-on-curing family toxin — MTDPLWYPSVDDVLDIHEDIVSEYPDTSPGVQRRGDIEFALAYVSEGSFGAVPETIHEKAFHLLRLLVANHPFVDGNKRTALNTAVVFYLLNGYRFEYDDEIREILKQFGTDETAVDEDDVLEYLRTNTADVDLNEVVAEWRGDLVEYGLDQLSDDATDPND; from the coding sequence ATGACCGACCCGCTCTGGTATCCGTCGGTCGACGACGTTCTCGACATCCACGAGGACATCGTCTCCGAGTATCCGGACACCAGTCCCGGCGTCCAGCGCCGCGGGGACATCGAATTCGCGCTGGCGTACGTCAGCGAAGGGAGTTTCGGTGCGGTCCCCGAAACGATTCACGAGAAGGCGTTTCATCTCCTTCGGCTCCTCGTCGCCAATCATCCGTTCGTGGACGGCAACAAACGTACCGCGCTCAACACGGCGGTCGTCTTCTATCTGCTCAACGGGTATCGGTTCGAGTACGACGACGAGATCAGAGAGATACTGAAGCAGTTCGGGACGGACGAGACGGCGGTCGACGAGGACGACGTGCTCGAATATCTTCGAACGAATACCGCCGATGTCGACCTGAACGAAGTCGTCGCAGAGTGGCGAGGCGACCTCGTCGAATACGGGCTCGATCAACTCTCCGACGACGCGACGGACCCGAACGATTAA
- a CDS encoding CPBP family intramembrane glutamic endopeptidase yields the protein MATASPERPLLQSAIAIVAGIGLGAGGLLLGFLLTAVVGAVLVYGLGLTVSPALSIVLGLVFVQGIGCGGVAFAYRGARPRIAPPVRSRLGLSGDGPTFDIPASMPSLRDLLVVAGGYGTALVGAIVGSAVLSSLQVDTGTNRAAEIGMQNPEVLLVLIPASFLLIGPGEELLFRGVVQGRIREVFDPIPGVVLPSVVFAGLHWVALSGGSPLGNLAALGVLLVPAHVFGAAYEYTGNIVVPSLIHGAYNATLFTLLYVVVRFGDQLPQSALLA from the coding sequence ATGGCAACAGCTTCGCCCGAGCGTCCCCTCCTCCAGTCGGCCATCGCGATCGTCGCCGGGATCGGACTCGGTGCCGGTGGCCTCCTGCTGGGGTTCCTGCTGACCGCCGTCGTCGGTGCCGTCCTCGTCTACGGCCTGGGTCTCACGGTGTCGCCCGCGCTCAGTATCGTCCTCGGACTGGTGTTCGTCCAGGGGATCGGCTGTGGCGGTGTCGCCTTCGCCTACAGGGGGGCTCGGCCCCGCATCGCGCCCCCCGTCCGGTCGCGGCTCGGCCTCTCGGGGGACGGCCCGACGTTCGACATCCCCGCATCGATGCCGAGCCTCCGTGACCTGCTCGTCGTCGCCGGCGGCTACGGGACGGCGCTCGTGGGTGCCATCGTCGGGTCCGCAGTCCTCTCCAGCCTCCAGGTCGACACGGGGACCAACCGGGCCGCCGAGATCGGGATGCAGAACCCCGAGGTGTTGCTCGTGCTCATCCCCGCGTCGTTCCTGCTCATCGGCCCCGGCGAGGAGCTGCTGTTCCGGGGCGTCGTGCAGGGCCGCATCCGCGAGGTGTTCGACCCGATCCCCGGCGTCGTCCTCCCGAGCGTCGTCTTCGCCGGCCTCCACTGGGTCGCGCTCTCCGGCGGGTCCCCCCTGGGGAACCTCGCGGCCCTCGGCGTCCTCCTCGTGCCCGCACACGTCTTCGGGGCGGCCTACGAGTACACCGGCAACATCGTCGTCCCGTCGCTCATCCACGGGGCATACAACGCGACGCTGTTCACGCTGCTGTACGTCGTGGTCAGGTTCGGCGACCAGCTCCCGCAGAGCGCGCTGCTGGCCTGA
- a CDS encoding mechanosensitive ion channel family protein, protein MIPPLQTNTPSRAGFIGEFLTDLGLPPQLASAIGSAAVFIMVFVTVYIIGKVAILPLIARLLDRRGLDEHIRKPLTLLAYAALLFVAIGLAFALAGFGNILVALSTIAAAATLAIGFAMQDVIKNFVAGAFIYTDKPFRTGDWIEWESNSGYVQDISLRVTRVRTFDNEHLTVPNSQLTDGVIKNYDKNGTLRLKFVFRIGLRDDIDEAMDIILDAARSQDGVLDDPEPSVKLIEINEASFGLQSRIWISDPGESDFLGIRGRFIQRVTERFEEAGITIPYPHRTIEGSLETGQLERPDAVSDD, encoded by the coding sequence ATGATTCCGCCGCTCCAAACCAATACCCCGTCCAGAGCCGGCTTCATCGGTGAATTCCTGACGGACTTGGGACTTCCCCCGCAGCTTGCGAGCGCGATCGGCTCGGCTGCAGTATTCATTATGGTGTTCGTGACTGTTTATATCATCGGCAAGGTTGCCATCCTGCCGCTGATCGCGAGACTGCTCGACCGGCGCGGACTTGACGAGCATATCCGCAAGCCGCTCACCCTCTTGGCCTACGCAGCACTCCTGTTCGTGGCTATCGGGCTAGCATTCGCGCTCGCCGGATTTGGGAACATCCTCGTGGCGCTGTCAACTATCGCCGCCGCGGCGACCCTCGCTATCGGCTTCGCGATGCAAGATGTAATCAAGAACTTCGTCGCTGGCGCGTTCATCTACACAGACAAACCGTTCCGTACCGGCGACTGGATCGAGTGGGAGAGCAACTCCGGCTATGTACAGGATATCAGTCTGCGAGTGACCCGTGTCCGGACATTCGACAACGAACATCTCACAGTTCCGAACTCTCAGCTTACTGATGGCGTCATCAAGAACTACGATAAGAACGGGACCCTCCGTCTGAAGTTCGTCTTCCGTATCGGTCTCCGGGACGATATCGACGAAGCGATGGACATCATCCTTGATGCGGCGCGAAGCCAAGACGGAGTCTTAGATGACCCAGAGCCGTCGGTGAAGCTGATCGAAATTAATGAGGCATCTTTCGGCTTGCAGAGCCGTATCTGGATTAGTGATCCCGGGGAGTCGGACTTCCTGGGCATCCGCGGCCGGTTCATCCAGCGGGTAACCGAACGATTTGAAGAGGCCGGCATTACTATCCCGTACCCTCATCGGACCATCGAGGGGTCGCTAGAGACAGGCCAATTGGAGCGTCCTGACGCCGTCTCGGACGACTGA
- a CDS encoding ATP-binding protein, translating into MATRPLRVLYVSVTADGCVPASLAGLDDVEATAVEAGALADAIDPSTVDCVVAPASLPDCDGVTLYERFVAGTGVPYVLLADDGDERLAADALNAGVDGYVAAEATDDRLAEVVRDRAGASEESRVDAIDWALLSSFPDPAVVASVDGGDPTIRRANEAFETLFGYDAASVVGTGVSDLLVPSDDHSTATAMAEAVARGETVGREVERETADGDRRTFLFRGLPVRGGGEATLAVGFYLDITDRTAHHDQMTALHETARRLMQSSSTDEVLSTGLAAARDVLDHEINAIHRYDADAGGLVPVATTDRTEAVLGDPPTFPAGDSIAWRAYERGEPILRDDVRDDPDVLNPSTPIRSEMVLPLADYGVLVAASTARNGFDEGDLSLGRVLATTVESALAQVEREETLRAREQSLARQNERLDEFASIVSHDLRTPLDLANVHLELVREGQGDTEEHIERVEAAHARMTDIIDDVLTWARDGDEITDTERVPLATLIENSWDTVADGDATLDVTTTRTVDCDPDRLRRVFENLFRNAVAHGGEAPTIRVGDTTDEPGVYVADDGPGIPQARRDDVFDSGVSTAEDGTGLGLAIVEQIVEAHGWEIRAGESEQGGARFEIVGLAG; encoded by the coding sequence ATGGCCACCCGTCCCCTCCGTGTTCTCTACGTATCGGTGACGGCGGACGGGTGCGTGCCCGCGTCGCTGGCCGGACTCGACGACGTCGAGGCGACGGCGGTCGAGGCCGGAGCGCTCGCGGACGCGATCGATCCGTCGACGGTCGACTGCGTCGTCGCGCCGGCGTCGCTGCCGGACTGCGACGGCGTGACCCTCTACGAGCGCTTCGTCGCCGGGACTGGAGTCCCGTACGTCCTCCTGGCCGACGACGGCGACGAGCGGCTCGCGGCGGACGCGCTCAACGCCGGCGTCGACGGCTACGTCGCCGCCGAGGCGACCGACGACCGGCTGGCCGAGGTCGTCCGCGACCGGGCGGGCGCTTCGGAGGAGAGCCGCGTCGACGCGATCGACTGGGCGCTCCTCTCGTCGTTCCCGGACCCGGCGGTCGTCGCGTCGGTCGACGGCGGCGACCCGACGATCCGCCGCGCGAACGAGGCCTTCGAGACCCTGTTCGGCTACGACGCCGCGTCGGTGGTCGGGACCGGCGTCTCCGACCTGCTGGTGCCGTCGGACGACCACTCGACCGCGACGGCGATGGCCGAGGCGGTCGCCCGCGGCGAGACCGTCGGCCGCGAGGTCGAGCGCGAGACGGCCGACGGCGACCGCCGGACGTTCCTGTTCCGCGGGCTCCCGGTCCGTGGCGGGGGTGAGGCGACGCTTGCGGTCGGGTTCTACCTCGACATCACCGACCGAACGGCCCACCACGACCAGATGACCGCGCTCCACGAGACCGCCCGGCGGCTGATGCAGTCGTCCTCGACGGACGAGGTCCTCTCGACGGGGCTGGCGGCCGCCCGTGACGTCCTCGACCACGAGATCAACGCGATCCACCGCTACGACGCCGATGCGGGGGGACTGGTGCCGGTCGCCACGACCGACAGAACGGAGGCCGTCCTGGGCGACCCGCCGACGTTCCCCGCGGGCGACAGCATCGCGTGGCGCGCCTACGAACGGGGGGAGCCGATCCTCCGGGACGACGTCCGGGACGACCCGGACGTCCTCAACCCGTCGACGCCGATCCGGTCGGAGATGGTCCTCCCGCTGGCCGACTACGGCGTCCTCGTCGCGGCCTCGACCGCCCGGAACGGGTTCGACGAGGGGGACCTCTCGCTCGGGCGCGTGCTGGCCACCACCGTCGAGTCCGCGCTGGCGCAGGTCGAGCGCGAAGAGACGCTGCGGGCTCGGGAACAGTCGCTGGCGAGACAGAACGAACGGCTCGACGAGTTCGCCTCCATCGTCTCCCACGACCTGCGGACGCCGCTCGATCTGGCGAACGTCCACCTGGAGCTCGTCCGGGAGGGACAGGGCGACACCGAAGAACACATCGAGCGCGTCGAGGCCGCACACGCCCGGATGACGGACATCATCGACGACGTGTTGACCTGGGCTCGGGACGGCGACGAGATTACCGACACCGAACGGGTGCCGCTGGCGACCCTGATCGAGAACTCCTGGGACACCGTCGCCGACGGGGACGCGACGCTGGATGTGACGACGACACGGACCGTCGACTGCGACCCCGACCGCCTGCGACGGGTCTTCGAGAACCTCTTCCGGAACGCGGTCGCCCACGGGGGTGAGGCCCCGACGATCCGGGTCGGCGACACCACCGACGAACCGGGCGTCTACGTCGCCGACGACGGCCCCGGGATCCCGCAGGCCCGTCGCGACGACGTGTTCGACTCCGGCGTCTCGACGGCCGAGGACGGGACCGGGCTGGGGCTGGCGATCGTCGAACAGATCGTCGAGGCCCACGGCTGGGAGATCCGGGCGGGCGAGAGCGAACAGGGCGGTGCCCGCTTCGAGATCGTCGGCCTCGCGGGGTGA
- a CDS encoding patatin-like phospholipase family protein — translation MNDDPTKVAIACQGGGSHTAFTAGALQRLLPEICTAGYDIVGFSGTSGGAVCALLGWYGTVSPDHAPSALLGEFWNDLKARRPAERYLNDLAVGAAELRTMGVPFPQFSPGQTPAGAIGQRQFRRLLEEYVDFEHARELSTVVRERERREGVIHPALLISAIDVLTGEFRVFRGREMRPEAILASAAEPGLFGAVEVDDRQYWDGLFSKNPPVRDFSTTEDIPDPDEVWVIQINPSERSRVPRSLHDIEDRRNELSGNTSLEQEVAFIEQVNEWVDAGYLPDRYTHTDIERVQFDEELRWSTKLDRSPAFIEALFRTGRERANRFLTERYD, via the coding sequence ATGAATGACGACCCGACGAAGGTCGCCATCGCCTGTCAGGGTGGCGGCAGCCACACGGCGTTCACCGCCGGGGCGCTCCAACGACTCCTGCCGGAGATCTGTACGGCGGGCTACGACATCGTGGGATTCTCCGGGACCTCTGGCGGTGCCGTTTGTGCGCTGCTGGGCTGGTACGGGACCGTCAGCCCGGATCACGCCCCCAGCGCGCTGCTCGGAGAGTTCTGGAACGACCTGAAAGCCCGCCGGCCGGCCGAGCGGTACCTGAACGACCTCGCGGTCGGGGCCGCCGAGTTACGGACCATGGGGGTTCCCTTCCCGCAGTTCAGCCCCGGGCAGACCCCCGCCGGCGCTATTGGGCAGCGACAGTTTCGACGCCTCCTCGAGGAGTACGTCGACTTCGAGCACGCCCGCGAGCTGAGTACGGTCGTCCGCGAGCGCGAGCGCCGCGAGGGGGTCATCCACCCGGCCCTGCTCATCAGCGCCATCGACGTCTTAACCGGGGAGTTCCGCGTGTTCCGCGGGCGGGAGATGCGACCCGAGGCCATCCTCGCCAGCGCCGCCGAACCCGGGCTGTTCGGCGCTGTCGAAGTCGACGACCGGCAGTACTGGGACGGTCTGTTCTCGAAGAACCCGCCGGTCCGGGACTTCTCGACGACCGAGGACATCCCCGATCCGGACGAGGTTTGGGTAATCCAGATCAACCCCTCCGAGCGGTCGAGGGTACCACGCTCGCTCCACGATATCGAGGACCGACGTAACGAACTCAGCGGCAACACCTCCCTCGAACAGGAGGTAGCGTTCATCGAGCAGGTCAACGAGTGGGTCGACGCCGGCTACCTGCCCGACCGGTACACCCACACAGACATCGAGCGAGTCCAGTTCGACGAGGAACTCCGCTGGTCGACGAAACTCGACCGGTCGCCCGCGTTCATCGAGGCGCTATTCCGGACCGGTCGCGAACGGGCCAACCGGTTCCTTACCGAACGATACGACTGA
- a CDS encoding CopG family ribbon-helix-helix protein → MRTSLNIPRELLDTFDETWEAEGMESRSRAVREAMQEYVERHQTIEELEGEVVATIVFDYEHTLVIGDLHEIQHEFQDVIETTSHSHQGEWCLEGVFCRGRAARIRELAYRLRDFDAVGRANVTFLQTD, encoded by the coding sequence ATGCGCACGAGTCTCAACATCCCACGGGAGCTACTCGACACGTTCGACGAGACCTGGGAGGCCGAGGGGATGGAGTCCCGATCACGGGCGGTCAGGGAGGCGATGCAGGAGTACGTCGAGCGCCATCAGACGATCGAAGAACTCGAAGGCGAAGTCGTCGCGACGATCGTCTTCGACTACGAACACACCCTCGTGATCGGGGACCTCCACGAGATCCAACACGAGTTCCAGGACGTCATCGAGACGACGAGCCACTCCCACCAAGGCGAGTGGTGTCTGGAGGGGGTGTTCTGTCGCGGGCGAGCCGCTCGGATCCGCGAGCTGGCCTACCGCCTCCGGGACTTCGACGCCGTCGGCCGCGCCAACGTCACGTTCCTCCAGACAGACTGA
- a CDS encoding DUF1097 domain-containing protein, translating into MQTVRWERVREWNGTWALAVVFGLASVPWTYAFVAGLGLPLWPSFIASATFYAAGDGIDGLARGYASNATGIVYAALTLVVVDRLLGGGVVALSVVVGVFMFLASLHEFVPLLSFTPGGFFGYATMFSVHAAEATAVGLTGLAGETLAAVLSMFLGAVIGLTTDEVSSAMER; encoded by the coding sequence ATGCAGACCGTTCGTTGGGAGCGAGTTCGGGAGTGGAACGGCACGTGGGCACTTGCGGTGGTGTTTGGACTAGCCTCAGTCCCGTGGACGTACGCGTTCGTTGCTGGCCTCGGTCTCCCACTCTGGCCGTCGTTTATTGCCTCGGCGACGTTTTACGCTGCCGGAGACGGAATAGACGGACTTGCACGGGGCTATGCGAGTAACGCCACCGGAATCGTCTATGCTGCGCTGACGCTGGTGGTCGTGGATAGACTTCTGGGAGGTGGTGTTGTGGCTCTCAGTGTTGTCGTGGGGGTGTTTATGTTTCTCGCGAGTCTTCACGAGTTCGTCCCACTGTTGTCCTTCACACCGGGTGGCTTCTTCGGCTATGCGACTATGTTCAGTGTCCACGCCGCCGAAGCGACTGCCGTCGGCCTAACTGGGCTTGCTGGCGAAACACTCGCTGCTGTCCTGTCGATGTTCCTCGGCGCCGTCATCGGACTCACTACTGATGAGGTGAGTTCGGCTATGGAAAGATAG